Below is a genomic region from Raphanus sativus cultivar WK10039 chromosome 4, ASM80110v3, whole genome shotgun sequence.
TGCTAACCAAACTTAATCACGCAATCATAGCTAACAGTTACACTGTCacaatattttctatttactgcatgatttaatcaaattttccgtgaaattttggaaattttatataaataataaccttaatcaatattttcaatttacATAGACTAAATGAATATTTTGGACTgcaaattttctgaaaataattggactaatattttcttaaaatattcaAAGCCAACCAAACATTTTGCTATAAAACCAGAACATCCCTTTATTATTAATCAATGAGTAAATAATAAGAACAACCTTAAAAGAGTAAAATTATTACCATGTTGCCATTTTGCATAGGTATTTTCTTCACAATTCTCCCCAGCTTTTATATTGATTAATCCTTAATTTACTAGATTAATTACATCAATTGCCATTCATTACATATttacagaaaaaatattattacgaAATACTCATAGAATAGAGGTTCATAAACGGTAGTTAAGTTCTATGCTATTACTAGATGACAACATAGTGGGTCTTTAACATTGTATACATACTAAGATGTGGATAATTTTTCACTGTTATGAACAATTTCCTCATCATATATATGCATGAAATATTTAGCTTAACAATAGAGAATACTAACTCAatcaaactttttattaatggtttaaattttgggatttatagtttaatttttttattatagcaGATATAcaagttttaataaaaacatatgataacaaatatttatatttatattgaaatattatatattatatacttatgTCAATATCagtaaaatttaatgatatatcatataaaacaaataaaattttattttgatttacttatcataaaaatattgtaaataaataagagttttttacttatttatgtGATTatctaatcatatatattaattaagaaacaATTGATTACTTTAGCAAATATAAGATCttattaactaatatttttcaaaaatcttacAAGAGATCAATACATCAGAGAATTATTTATAAGCTATTGAAATCACCTAACGAAAATATGGATTgtgtaataaatttatttttctaatcttAACCCACTTTCTCTTCGTCATAACACCGACAAAGAATAATTTGGAAGTGTCGATTTTGACAATCTAAAATAGTAACTTTTTCTTAGTCCAACCCATCGTTTTTCTTGAATGGGCCTACAATAAATTTTAGTGATTAACTAAATGAGCCACGTACATAGTAAAATGTGTCttggtttaaaaattattcatacccaaaataaatatgaaccaTCATCACTTTCGTTTAAGATTTTGTTTCAATGAAAAATATAGGTTGGgcaaaatctgaatccaaaaaacCGAACCATATATAATCTGAAAAGTAGTGCTGAATTTTGGTTACTGAACTTTAACCAAAATTGGTTAAATATACAAACgtgttcaaatttttggtatttagagaaccaaaactgaatccgatttgaatcaaaattttggattttcgagtatattcgaaccagatttatatatttaaatttaatatctaaaaaatatataaaacatataagaCGTTTtcaagttgtccaaaatacttagaaatatattcaaataaagtacatgtttaaaatagctaaattaTACTCAAAAtgccaaaaatacttaaaatatctattggttttctatctaaatatttaaactaaaccaatttttatgttaagtttaagtactttattcaaatttatatgttatacattatttttatttttagattttgataaattagaactaaatgatacaaaaaaataaataggttATCggaatccaaaccgaacccgcaaaaatccaaaccgaacgTTCCACAAAGATCTAAACTAAACATaactaaaccgaactaaatGATACAAAAATTCTCCcttaatcaaatgtaaaaaagttaactgataacaaaataaatattgtttataaatttaaatacatcAAATTTAAAAACTCACCCCACGCAAGGCTCTTAtattacaaaatttgtttttaaaatatgtaacaaaaCTCGATATAAGACAATTTTGCCATTATAAGTAACCTTAATTTAGTAGATTAATAACAATTTTGCTATTATTGCTGATGTGGCGAGCTGACAGTTCTCTTTAGCCAATTAAGTTAATACCCTTCTAATCACTAGGATATTTACATTTGATGCCATCGGTACGGACCAcacattttttaattaatggATACAACATTACATTACCCTTTCATAAAATAGGACAATAATTGTACCTTAGTTGGAGACGGCATATGAGAAGACTATGTCAAGTCCTTATCATCATCAGAGAAATTAACCGATACGGTTAACGAATTCTCTTTCAAAAAATTTTCAAACTTCCAACCCGATGACTTTCCGCAGATTTTCCTTGAACGAACTTGAAGAAATCAACGAACTGGAAGAAATCAACCATGGACTTTCTAGAAGAACAATGTAATTGAAACGCAATGAGAGACAGTCGTTGCGCATACAGTTTTTTAATGGCGGGCGTTTGTTATTAAGTTACTTCCGCTTACGGTTCCGACATACCGAGGTTGAAGGTCGATTGAAGACATAAGAGAAATTGGAGTTTGCATCGACATAACCTTAAGGTTGAAGTTGATGATCTTTTGAAGATAGAAGTGAGACGCCTCGCTAACGATGACGCCTTGCCAACATTTTTCTCAAACGGGTCATCGTTAGCGAGTTGGATCTGGATGAGCTTGAGGCTTTGAAGCTTGATAAAATGATCATGGTTTCTACATGGACTTTTCAGCATCGTTAAATACTGCAGGTACTGATTTACTTCTTTGTAGCTTTTAGATATGATTTTAAGGTTTAACACTAACTTTTTCAATTCTCTCTATATTCAACATGACAGTTCTTATTACCTACTCTGACCAGCACAAGATTGCTGCATTTTGGGTCTTTGCTTTGAAGTCATTGTACAAATAACCATATCTTAAAAATTGCTTCTTTGAAGATCACATGTGTCTTTAGCTCAATTGGGTAAGTGGAAACTTTGGTGATTTATCTGTTGAACCTTACTTTATTTGGTTTGGTAGGTTATGATTGTATGTGGTAAAATGCTTAACTTGAACAAATGAGTAACATCAAAGTTGTTTTTTCTTGCAGAGTTCCACGACATAAAagcttaaaattaaaaaaaaaaatcaggtaatTCATTCTGAGAAATAGGGAAATGAAGATATTGGTTTATATTACAACGAAGATGTAATGCTTAAACATCAAAGAGATTACAGTCCCACTATGAGGAAGAAAATATACCATTTTTCCTCACATCTCCACTAAATCTGTGGTTTAAAATCACCTTTTGTATAGTGTTCTGCTTGAACACTTTCCAACAAGAACAACGGAAACATCTTAttcttttttgtaaactaacaACGGAAACATTTTCACTTTGAATTTTCGGCCTCATGTCAGGGTCTCCAGAGGCGGATGctaattaaccaaaaaaattatcatcCATGAAACACACATAAACATGGCTGGGCAACACGCAGCTCTTTCTTAAACcatttattgtatattttatactttatttcattttgtaaaataaattgtaTGTTCTATTTGACTATTCCTGTATTATTTATTTGCCTTCTTAGAtcaaatttctatatttatccaaaaaaaaatctttatatcAAGTTTATAAATTGAACACGTCAACATTACTTACATTTCTTCTGTCACCCTCCGATTGTGTTTCACTGGAAAACTTCTTTGGTGAACATTacttatttacattttttgacAATGCATTCAAAACAGACAGAAACCCAATTTTACAAGAAAGGTTAGAAGACTTTGCTTTGCTTCTGTGTAATCaaagccaaaagaaaaaaaaattgttaggtTTTCAATATTGGTAAATGGCTACAATtgaatgtaaatatataattaccaAAACTAAACAGGCACTACGCGTCTGTATgccatctttttaaaaaaaaattgttagattcttttattttgaaacaaatacaaacccATAATGTAATCTTATGTTAAACCAATATGTTGATCAtcaacttttcaacataaggcatgatagtttcaaaaaaaaaaaaaacataaggcatgatgtttgttatttgtatccGTGTTatcatttttcacttttatcatattttttcacatgcatactatatatgtagactaataataaaaaaatactacatacgtaaaattatttattatttctttcatcccgcgcaaggcgcgggtcaTATCCTAGCAGGTGGTGTGTTTGACGGGCAATAATAGTTGTGAAGCAGTGTATCATTTGTTAATGTCGGGCTTCACTTGTAACATTGGGCTACATATAGTTAACACCTATCCATATATATCCatgtattttagtttaaatcCATTTCTTACATTCGTAAAATTCTAGATAGAAAAGGATAACGTAAGCCCAAATATAGTGACGGATAAACTCGAGATAAGTAAGCCAGTTTGGTAAGTAAGCTCGTTATAACATTAGTAGGTACTCTGGGCTGAAGAGAAATGTATCTGGCTAGTTGGGCACATGATGATGGTAAGGTGTTTAAGGCTTTAAGCTATCCCAATAAAAATTGAAGGGCAAAACAGGCATTAACTAGCCACCCCTAAGCGAAAAAGAGCACTGTTGCAAAGATCAGAGAGCTTGGGAGGAGTGATGAGGCTAGAGCTTTGGCTTGAGGAAGAAGGCAACTCCACAAAGGTAATAAAAGACCTCTTTGCATGTATAAATAGGGAACAATCTTATTAATCTGGACGAAGAAAAGACAAATGCATTTTCTAATGATGCTTGAATATACGGTTTGCGGTTGGTGGAATGACAAACACAAAGAAACGCGTCCTATTATAGTATTAGATAATCATAGTAACTCTTCAagagttacaaaaaaaaaaaaaatagtaactCTTCAAGAGGTGCTGTGGTTATGACTTTGTGTGTTGTATGACCTCTTTTTCTGGATTAAACAATGTTAAAGATTGGTAAAACGTGGCTTAGTCTCTGGAAGCGTAATGGGTGACCATATATATTGTGAAAACTGTCatgtaataatattataataataacaagCAAAGTCTTCTCTTCTGATCTCGTCTGTTTGTTTCATTGAAGGATtccgctttttttttttgtaattctcACTTTCAGCATGTagctttttcctttttcatagAGCCATGTTTCATGTTTTAATCTCTTAGTTTTGgtttggtgagagagagagagatctcaCAGGTCTTGAGTTTTGTCAAAAGGCCCTTTCGGTACTCTTCTCAAAAGTATCAATCTGCTATTTGAACTTCTTTCAGCAGTACCAGAATCCAATCTTTAGAGGTCTAAAAGTTTGACTGTTTCAGGAAAACAGAAGTTCGAGACAAAGGCTCTGCGTTTCAGGACAAAGGCCTTCTGCTGAAGCAAACTCTACAGCGGTGAAGAAAGGTAACCTTGATCATGTCGGACAAGGCTCTGCTGAAGCAACGACAGGGTGAGGTTGCGAGGCACGAGACCGAGCTGAGAAACCCTGCAGCCTCAAAATGTGATTGTGCGAGGAAGAAAGATGTTCAGATACAAAAGGTTTGTCACTCAGAAAAATGGCTTTTCATTGATTTCCTTTTTCTCAGTGGTAATGACTGAGTGACATTCaaagagggggggggggggggttaggATTAATAATTACTGATGAAGGGTTCAAATGTGATTGCAGATGGAAAAAGAGATGGCAGAGTTGAGAAAGCAGAGGGATCTTGCTGAGTCCAGGCTTGAAGATTTCATGAGACTGATTGAACACCATCATCAGGCGTTAAAGGTATCTCTTGGCTCTTCCCCACATTAATCTACATTAGGATTCTTATGGCGTTTCAGCTAAAATGGCTTTGTGCTTCTGTTGAAAGTATGGAACTCCGCATTTTGGCAACCACACAGACAAGTGGAAGGATGGTTCTGCTGCTTCAGAGACATCAGGAGTGGTCAATTTATTAGACACAAGGAGTTTCATAtctgacgatgatgatgatgatgatgatgatctcaATGAAGTAGTGCTGCCTATGCATTCAGAAAATCCATCGGATGAATATTGCAAAGAAGTTCAGTGCATTGAGATTGAGGAAACATACTCAGTAGTCTGTAGTAATGACAACCACAAAGACGAGAAAGAAGAAACTAAAAATGTTGTAGGCCATAGTGAGGATCATGCTAATGAAGATGAAAGGAGTATAGTCCATAGTGAGGATCATGCTAATGAAGATGAAAGGAGTATAGTCCATAGTGAGGATCATGCTAATGATGATGAAAGGAGTGTAGTCCATAGTGAGGATCATGCTAATGAAGATGAAAGGAGTGTAGTCCATCGTGAGGATCATGCTAATGAAGATGAAAGGAGTGTAGTCCATAGTGAGGATCAtgctaatgatgatgatgaaaggAGTGTAGGCCAAAACGTGAACCACGGAGAGACCGTGCCAGGGAGCAGCACTCCACCTGAAAACCTAAGGGAAGAAAGACAAGAGAGTCACGAGATTGTGTTTCCAGCTGAGTTAGAAGAGTTGGGTTTTAGTGTGTCGAGGAATGATTCTATGTCTTCTTCTTGCGGGAGCAATTCCACTGGCATCCCAACTCCCTTGGGAGAAGAGGGAGGTATCTCTACCATCCAGTCTTTTGTTGATGGGCTTAAGGCGATGGCTAATCGTCATCAAGAGGTGCAAGTTCAAAatcaaatatacatatattaataatattagattattcTTTTTcgtatatagttttatgatttattttcaagttttgttttcattatttagtTCTCGAATGCTGAGGCTTCTGGTAAAATGGAGAgggaccttggccgtgtggacGGGGACTTTGAGAGACAGCGTAAAGAGATTCTGGAACTATGGCAAAGCTGTAACGTCTCTTTGGTGCGTAGAACATACTTCTTCTTGCTCTTCAAAGGAGGTGATGAAGCTGATTCAGTCTACATTGGAGTTGAGCTAAGAAGACTTTTGTTTATGAAAGATCGCTTCTCTCAGGGAAAACAAGTCTCGGAAGGAGGAGAAACCTTAACATTGTCTTCAAGGTCAGATACTGTTTTTAGTGCGCTTTGGCATTTGCAGTTTTGTTTGAGGCCTGATCTTTCTTTTGTGGCGTTTTGGTAAAGCCTGAAGGCGCTTCACAAGGAGAGAAAGATGCTGAGCAAGCTTGTTAGTAAAAGGTTTTCAGAAGAAGAGAGGACAAGAATCTATCACAAGTTTGGGATTGCGGTCAACTCCAAACGCAGGAAATTACAACTTGCCAACGAGCTTTGGAGTAATCCCAAGGACATGAGTCAGGTTATGGAAAGTGCAGATGTTGTATCCAAGCTTGTCAAGTTCACTGAACAAGGCAAATCCATGAAGGAGATGTTTGGTCTGCCCTTCACGCCTTCTTCCTTCTTGACGTCTAACAAAGCGCATGGTTGGAGGAAAAACATGCCTTCACTTTTCTAACCATCTTTGTAGCTGTGTGTATCTTCTTTTGTGTCTTTCAGGTTCATTTGTTTGCCTTTTGATTTTGAAGGAGCCAACAttgtgtaatttttatattcatcACTCAATATTTTTTGGTACCcgtaaattattttgttatagAAAAGTAACTTAACATTAACATGTAAACACAATCTAAAACGGAAACATCTAATGAAATCTGTTGACCAAAGTTACAGTCAAACTGAATAAAGGTTAACAGTCAAATTTCTATCTTGGAAAAACTGACTACATAATATGGAagatttatttgtatatatatatgtggttAGTTCTCTTAACGATGCAGATTAATGTTGAATCTTACTTTTCTAtaggttttgttttctttgaagAATATCTAGGTAAGAGTTGTAGCATCTCCTAAAAACGTAAGTAATTCTCCTAAAAACGTAAGTAATGGCAGCAAAGAAGTTTTCATTTCTTCAATTACCCTTGTTAATGGTGTTTGCTCTCATCCTTTTGCCTATAATTTCAGGtgacatatttattttgtttaacgTTTGATTTTCTTCTCTAGCGTCACAAATTCCCATTTGTATATTAAATTGGTCATTTTGGTGTGTGCAAATGTATTGCTAATGTGTGTTTATGTGACAATTAGGACAATATTACAAATGTAAGAAGGACGGATGTACAAACACATTGGTATGCGATGCAAAATGCATGTCTATGGGGTTCCCCAAAGGAGGGTCATGTCGAGCATATAGTTATGGCGGGGTTTGTTGCTGCGAATGCAGTTCTAAAGCATGTCAACATCCTTTCATACCCAATCTTCATTAAGTCTTCATTCATTTTTTATATGATTACATAAACATATACTTCAACTTTACAATAAACTAGAGTCTTTGGCCGCGCTACGCGCGGCAATGCTTCTAcatattatttttggttaactaatagataaaaaaaatagatgttctaatttattatttagtaaatcctattatatgaatatgtttttattagttttcataatatatttcttatgatTGTAACCTCCTTTCTTACTATTATTATAGTAAATATGACTGTTCTAAGTTGAAAGATGTGTCTCCTTTCCAAAACAGAGATATACaatagtttaaattaaaaatatttataaaatatataaagatttaaatacactaaaatttcttcagaaaaatatattagtctGTTTCGtaaattttgagatttatttttagttattttatttgaataagtAATATGTATATTGTATAAGAAATTAGGATATTAGAATTCAAAATTGGTTGTTACAACAGTACAAAGCATAAGCCtttagtcaaaataaaataaaataacacaaagCATATTTTAGATGGTACACAATAAGAAGGTGAATATAGAAGAGAATTAACTAAACTTAGTTgtgattcaattttttttatttcaacaaacattttaactttttttctttttgaattgtatTAAATTCTACGCTAAAAATCCTTGCAATTTACACATTCTTCATCTTATACGAGATACTAAAATTAAACTGAAATACAGTTATTAATAATgatagaataaaatattatataatattttagaaatataattatacaaaaagaTTATTTTCCCAGTTTAAGTGCGTTTGATTTGGTAAAATGTATCtttcataaatattaataatattaaattagtaataAAAACTGGTTTATCATTTAAGAcataaaattctaaatttagttaaaaacaaagatattctccttaaattattttttgtcttAACAAATATTGGTTGAAAGACTGAAAACATAGACAAAACTATTTCAAATGagctttgaaaaaaaaattacgacacctttaaattttattattttgccaatatttgtatttgaacttcatcgtatttgttttgtaatctgaacgaaatattaatatatgttttccaGGCGAACTGATGGTTCAtagataatatttgttttcgtttaaaaattgtaattcTAACAAACACAATCTGTTTGAAACTATATGTGTCACCGACAAATGACTTTTTGTACATAACAATTtactatattttctaaaatgtaatttaaataaatatcaaaccTTCCAAATGATATCTTAAgtgataaaattatattcaaaaagtGTGAGAACTAAGAAAGTTAAAGCTAAACAATCAAAAGGTATTGTCTAGAAACTAAACCagttaaaccaaaaaatcaacaTTCAAATTGTCAGTTGTTCTCAGCagtttttttaatagtatatgAATATTTGTAGACTAAACTTTTTTAGCCAAACCTTTCCCCCTTGAATTTTCTTTTCAGACAAAAATATTATACCATATGGCATGTTCTTCTCCAAAAGTAACATggacttatttttattttttgaataatttaacattctttcaaaaaaaatatatatatagacttaTTAATACGTAAGAACAAACAATAGTGGTTAGCACAACTATAAAGACTATCATTACCACTGTCATGTTTCTAATTATTTATACTGGGTTGGATCAAAGTATAGTATCTTTATTATTGGGAACCTTAATACATCCTCTTCCTCCTTTAGTTCTTATACCTCTCCTAACTTCATCAGAAGAGAACGTATATGACCAATTACAGTTACGTAATAAATacgtttaatttttttatgacaACAAATCTTGATTAAACATATTTTGACCGTCATTTATTTGCAAGTGAAGGATATTTGGAAGAGTGATGTCCAAAAGTTGCTCCTTGTGCTGTACAAATACAGATCCACTGTGGCCTCCTTTTCTAAAGTGCTCCCATCCATACAGTTACTCCACAAACGCATGACTCTCTGCTCATTTTATCCGCTTTTGTATCTTAATAAATCCGTCACATCCGTCTGTGATCATATCCGACATGCTGGCCAGAGTGCAAAGGTCACAACCGTACCCAGGCTCCACACGACCCACTGACACCGGTTAGAGTATCGCTTCCATACGGCGAGAGTCATTGGTTCAAATCGTTCCAATACAACCATTAAATATCCTGGAGTGTAAGACGGAGGGGCTTGTCTGAGGGCCGCTTGGGCTCGCTGATCTAGTCAGGAACCTCAATTACTTTTCAAGTGTCGTATCCAAACTTCTTCAAGTAAACACCACCCTGATAATCTCATTGTACCTACCCTGATAACGGAGCAAATATAATAGATTCAATTAAGCTTCCAAATTATATTATCAATCTCAAGAGCAGCACTTTGAACAAATTGAAGAGATTAATCCTAGACAAAACACAGGCGTAGAAAATATTGTATTGATTTTACTATATCAAGTATACTTCTTCCTAACTGTCAGAAGTATTCTAAACTAATTAGGTCCACAGATAACAGAAGTAGATACCATGGTGATTTACGCCATAGACTTTTGTCAAGAGAACTAATAAAGAGCTTATCTTTGCCTTAGGTGAAACCGTGAAAGTCTAGTGATCTTGTGCAACAAATTCCTGTTACCATCAAATGCTCTGCAACACAATATAAATATCTTAACCACAGCAGTTTATCTGTCCACAACGTTTtctaagagagaaaaaaaaaagatgtgatGCAAAGAGAGTGGTGTATATGCCTCCTTCAAGATGGAGCGCAAAGTCAATCCTGCCTTTATGGATCACTGCTCGTGGTCAAGCTCTTAATCTTCTAGCTGCAACCATTTCAGGAACCATCATATAAACGGTCATCAGTGATGATGAATG
It encodes:
- the LOC108852210 gene encoding kinesin-like protein KIN-7F gives rise to the protein MSDKALLKQRQGEVARHETELRNPAASKCDCARKKDVQIQKMEKEMAELRKQRDLAESRLEDFMRLIEHHHQALKYGTPHFGNHTDKWKDGSAASETSGVVNLLDTRSFISDDDDDDDDDLNEVVLPMHSENPSDEYCKEVQCIEIEETYSVVCSNDNHKDEKEETKNVVGHSEDHANEDERSIVHSEDHANEDERSIVHSEDHANDDERSVVHSEDHANEDERSVVHREDHANEDERSVVHSEDHANDDDERSVGQNVNHGETVPGSSTPPENLREERQESHEIVFPAELEELGFSVSRNDSMSSSCGSNSTGIPTPLGEEGGISTIQSFVDGLKAMANRHQEFSNAEASGKMERDLGRVDGDFERQRKEILELWQSCNVSLVRRTYFFLLFKGGDEADSVYIGVELRRLLFMKDRFSQGKQVSEGGETLTLSSSLKALHKERKMLSKLVSKRFSEEERTRIYHKFGIAVNSKRRKLQLANELWSNPKDMSQVMESADVVSKLVKFTEQGKSMKEMFGLPFTPSSFLTSNKAHGWRKNMPSLF